Proteins encoded in a region of the bacterium genome:
- a CDS encoding exo-alpha-sialidase, translated as MILGWDGMRRSLVLAALAAVLTVAAPAMAQTPVVSCGADSLYLFSPETIGMKLATSGRSGLTLTWPDLDPNLATCFALTDEEGLGFTVEATGGFGDRVDRQLLFTATGAGTIGGAEARNLIVSWSSEGSSAYGRLAGVLNLSDNGGFWNWDDAASSWNQTNDNLPMSWRAANCVAMGRGSDGVLIAGMTRGSALQADPAGLYRLQAGAWTRLAADVFDGANLITQVAVSPANSNHFAVGTNTRGLYVTQDGGQTFTNWTSQLAPLSTPPNNFRVSAMEWTTSRLVVAITSFGVFVSDDDGVGFDASTFLVPVAPGGVNVDPPIVNGLASDPANPNRLVAALQNHGTWESVDGGLSWSDLYGNLNVVDPETPGSWVHNGGAVAIVAGAPATIVVGLIQEGIYRTTDGGVTWSPATIDWATLPLDQQPTPVQLLKYTFANVPGRPGTLALYADTHGLLMSNDSGATWTYSGNQPALDQCVAMLPGPGTGDLILGSWGGGLYQVGSPLELRDTYTTDTTSNLRSLNLGLFMTFGAGAAAQGDIFRVKAQTFQGWAVWRSSQADPDNMTLVGLYDRVNPEDCIVGYCGNENYEIVPRCYAAKRAACFDFSTPDSVRFFDDEIYNGFGYNYAVSSFDYGNTALASPENNSASLIFSPRWLGDAGSPFPGAGNRSFIEVNEAAAAPTEDEEIYAFPNPVRRGAGFPGDEGERVAFTNLPPGSRVRVFTAAGDDVNDLGPDQQSGAQIYWDTDNHEGESVAPGVYLYKVEMPERSPYWGRVVVIR; from the coding sequence ATGATCCTCGGCTGGGATGGGATGCGGCGCTCGCTGGTGCTTGCTGCGCTGGCGGCGGTCTTGACGGTGGCAGCCCCCGCAATGGCGCAGACCCCGGTGGTGTCCTGCGGCGCGGACTCGCTCTACCTGTTCTCGCCGGAGACGATCGGGATGAAGCTGGCGACGAGCGGTCGCTCGGGGCTGACCCTGACCTGGCCCGATCTCGACCCCAATCTGGCTACCTGTTTCGCGCTCACCGATGAAGAGGGACTTGGCTTCACGGTGGAAGCGACCGGCGGTTTCGGCGATCGGGTCGATCGCCAGTTGCTGTTCACGGCGACCGGTGCCGGCACCATCGGTGGCGCCGAGGCGCGGAATCTCATCGTCAGCTGGTCTTCGGAGGGCTCGAGCGCCTACGGGCGCCTGGCCGGCGTGCTCAACCTGTCGGACAACGGCGGCTTCTGGAACTGGGACGATGCGGCGAGCAGCTGGAACCAAACGAACGACAATCTGCCGATGAGCTGGCGGGCCGCAAACTGCGTGGCGATGGGGCGCGGCAGCGATGGTGTGCTGATCGCCGGCATGACGCGCGGCTCCGCGCTGCAGGCCGACCCGGCCGGGTTGTATCGCCTTCAGGCTGGCGCGTGGACGCGCCTGGCCGCCGACGTGTTCGACGGTGCGAACCTGATCACGCAGGTTGCCGTCTCGCCGGCCAACAGCAACCACTTTGCGGTCGGTACCAACACGCGCGGGCTCTATGTCACCCAGGACGGCGGCCAGACCTTCACGAACTGGACGAGCCAGCTTGCGCCGCTGAGTACGCCGCCGAACAACTTCCGGGTGTCGGCCATGGAATGGACGACCAGCCGGCTGGTTGTCGCCATCACGAGCTTCGGGGTGTTCGTTTCCGATGACGACGGCGTCGGCTTCGACGCATCGACGTTCCTGGTGCCCGTGGCCCCGGGCGGCGTGAATGTGGATCCCCCCATCGTCAACGGCCTGGCTTCCGATCCGGCGAATCCGAACCGGCTGGTGGCGGCCCTCCAGAATCACGGCACCTGGGAGTCGGTGGACGGGGGCCTCAGCTGGTCGGACCTTTACGGCAACCTCAACGTCGTCGACCCGGAGACACCCGGCTCCTGGGTTCACAACGGGGGAGCGGTGGCCATCGTCGCCGGGGCGCCGGCGACCATCGTCGTCGGACTGATCCAGGAAGGCATCTATCGGACCACGGACGGCGGCGTCACCTGGTCGCCGGCAACCATCGACTGGGCGACGCTGCCGCTCGACCAGCAGCCGACACCGGTCCAGCTCCTGAAGTACACCTTCGCAAACGTGCCGGGACGGCCAGGCACGCTGGCCCTGTACGCCGATACGCACGGCCTGCTGATGAGCAACGACAGCGGCGCCACGTGGACCTATTCGGGCAACCAGCCGGCGCTCGACCAGTGCGTTGCCATGCTGCCCGGGCCCGGGACCGGCGATCTGATCCTCGGGAGCTGGGGCGGCGGGCTGTATCAGGTCGGCAGTCCCCTGGAACTCCGGGATACCTACACCACCGACACCACGTCAAACCTGCGCTCGCTCAACCTCGGGTTGTTCATGACGTTCGGCGCCGGCGCCGCCGCCCAGGGCGACATCTTCAGGGTCAAGGCCCAGACCTTCCAGGGCTGGGCGGTCTGGCGTTCCTCGCAGGCCGACCCCGACAACATGACCCTGGTCGGCCTCTACGACCGCGTGAACCCCGAGGACTGCATCGTCGGCTACTGCGGCAACGAGAACTACGAGATCGTCCCGCGCTGCTACGCGGCGAAGCGGGCCGCCTGCTTCGACTTCAGCACCCCGGACTCGGTCCGCTTCTTCGACGACGAGATCTACAACGGTTTCGGTTACAACTATGCGGTCAGCAGCTTCGACTACGGCAACACTGCGCTGGCCTCGCCGGAGAACAACTCGGCGTCGCTGATCTTCTCGCCGCGCTGGCTGGGAGACGCCGGTTCGCCGTTCCCGGGTGCAGGCAATCGCAGCTTCATCGAGGTGAACGAAGCGGCGGCCGCACCCACCGAGGACGAAGAGATCTACGCGTTCCCCAACCCGGTGCGCCGCGGGGCCGGATTCCCGGGTGACGAGGGTGAACGCGTGGCGTTCACCAATCTGCCGCCCGGTTCGCGCGTCCGCGTTTTCACCGCAGCGGGCGACGACGTCAACGACCTCGGCCCTGACCAGCAGTCCGGTGCGCAGATCTACTGGGACACCGACAACCACGAAGGCGAGTCCGTGGCTCCTGGCGTCTACCTGTACAAGGTCGAGATGCCGGAACGTTCGCCTTATTGGGGACGCGTCGTCGTCATTCGCTGA
- a CDS encoding pyruvate, phosphate dikinase, with translation MSSMRVYFFGGSQADGNAGMKNLLGGKGANLAEMVNLGVPVPPGFTVTTEQCIAYQQSHELSPELKADVKAALARVEKVMERKFADASDPLLFSVRSGARVSMPGMMDTVLNLGLNDQTVEGLAARSGAPRFAYDSYRRLLQMYGDVVMGVESEHFENAIYALKEKRKVQLDTELSVDDLKGLIATFKGLIEKHAGKPFPTDPYEQLWGGIRAVFESWNAKRAIEYRRINSIPADWGTAVNVQAMVFGNLGDTSATGVAFTRDPSSGRKIFYGEFLINAQGEDVVAGTRTPQQLNIAGRECLPEGNEARNLPTLEEAMPAAYKQLDEIRTRLEMHYKNMQDIEFTIQDGRLWMLQTRNGKRTGMAAIRIAVELQAEGVVTQDEALLLVEPAHLDQMLHDQIDPTAKFNVLGTGLPASPGAAQGIVVFSAEDAVQLAAAGKRVLLVRKETSPEDIAGMNVAQGILTARGGMTSHAAVVARGMGKPCVAGCGTLFVDSAKGEMTIAGKSFHQGDWITINGTNGAVIEGQPALVPPHLDDPNLQKIMDWADATRRLKVRTNADTPHDAQQAREFGAQGIGLCRTEHMFFGEDRIMKMREMILADTVEARRAALAKMKPMQQADFEGIFRAMDGLPVTIRLLDPPLHEFLPQAEEDMKFLAGEMKVPFEAVKRKTESLHEMNPMLGHRGCRLGITYPEMYEMQVEAIIAAAAAVKKAGVDVRPEIMIPLVGTRRELADLRAMTVRVADEVLAAAGIKVAYLVGTMIEVPRAALMAHELAEVADFFSFGTNDLTQMTFGYSRDDAGVFLPEYVKQGILPSDPFQQLDQSGVGQLVEMAADKGRRTNPHLHLGICGEHGGDPSSVAFCHKVGLDYVSCSPFRVPIARLAAAQVVVREKSR, from the coding sequence ATGAGCAGCATGAGGGTCTATTTCTTCGGTGGCAGCCAGGCCGACGGCAACGCCGGCATGAAGAACCTGCTGGGCGGCAAGGGCGCCAACCTGGCCGAAATGGTCAACCTGGGCGTTCCCGTGCCTCCTGGTTTCACGGTCACCACCGAGCAGTGCATCGCCTACCAGCAGTCGCACGAGCTCTCGCCCGAGCTCAAGGCCGACGTGAAGGCTGCCCTCGCACGCGTCGAGAAGGTGATGGAGCGCAAGTTCGCCGACGCCTCCGATCCGCTCCTGTTCTCCGTGCGCTCCGGCGCCCGCGTGTCGATGCCCGGCATGATGGACACCGTGCTGAACCTCGGCCTGAACGACCAGACCGTCGAGGGCCTGGCCGCCCGCAGCGGTGCCCCGCGTTTCGCCTACGACAGCTATCGCCGCCTGCTGCAGATGTACGGCGACGTCGTGATGGGCGTCGAGAGCGAGCACTTCGAGAACGCGATCTACGCTCTCAAGGAGAAGCGGAAGGTCCAGCTCGATACCGAATTGAGCGTCGACGATCTCAAGGGCCTGATCGCCACGTTCAAGGGCCTGATCGAGAAGCATGCCGGCAAGCCCTTCCCGACCGACCCGTACGAACAGCTGTGGGGCGGCATCCGCGCGGTCTTCGAGAGCTGGAATGCCAAGCGCGCGATCGAGTACCGCCGCATCAACAGCATCCCCGCCGACTGGGGCACGGCCGTCAATGTGCAGGCGATGGTGTTCGGCAACCTGGGCGATACCTCGGCCACCGGTGTTGCGTTCACGCGCGATCCCTCGAGCGGCCGCAAGATCTTCTACGGCGAATTCCTGATCAACGCGCAGGGCGAGGATGTCGTGGCCGGCACCCGGACGCCGCAGCAGCTGAACATCGCCGGCCGTGAATGCCTGCCGGAAGGCAACGAGGCGCGCAACCTGCCCACGCTCGAGGAGGCCATGCCTGCCGCCTACAAGCAGCTGGACGAGATCCGCACCCGCCTCGAGATGCACTACAAGAACATGCAGGACATCGAATTCACCATCCAGGACGGCCGCCTCTGGATGCTGCAGACGCGCAACGGCAAGCGCACCGGCATGGCTGCGATCCGCATTGCGGTCGAGTTGCAGGCCGAGGGTGTCGTGACGCAGGACGAGGCGCTGCTCCTGGTCGAGCCGGCGCACCTGGACCAGATGCTGCACGACCAGATCGACCCGACGGCAAAGTTCAATGTGCTCGGAACCGGCCTGCCCGCCTCGCCCGGCGCGGCGCAGGGCATCGTGGTGTTCAGCGCCGAGGATGCCGTTCAGTTGGCCGCCGCAGGCAAGCGCGTGCTGCTGGTGCGCAAGGAAACGAGCCCGGAGGATATCGCCGGCATGAACGTGGCGCAGGGGATCCTCACGGCGCGCGGCGGCATGACCAGCCACGCGGCCGTGGTGGCCCGCGGCATGGGCAAGCCCTGCGTGGCCGGCTGCGGCACGCTGTTCGTCGACTCGGCGAAGGGCGAGATGACCATCGCCGGGAAGTCGTTCCACCAGGGTGACTGGATCACCATCAACGGGACGAACGGCGCCGTCATCGAGGGACAGCCGGCACTGGTGCCGCCGCACCTGGACGACCCGAACCTGCAGAAGATCATGGACTGGGCCGATGCGACGCGCCGCCTGAAGGTGCGAACGAACGCCGACACGCCGCACGATGCGCAGCAGGCGCGCGAGTTCGGTGCGCAGGGCATCGGCCTGTGCCGCACCGAGCACATGTTCTTCGGCGAGGACCGCATCATGAAGATGCGCGAGATGATCCTGGCCGACACCGTCGAGGCGCGCCGCGCCGCGCTGGCGAAGATGAAGCCGATGCAGCAGGCCGACTTCGAGGGCATCTTCCGCGCCATGGACGGCCTGCCGGTCACGATCCGGCTGCTGGACCCGCCGCTGCACGAGTTCCTGCCGCAGGCCGAGGAGGACATGAAGTTCCTCGCGGGCGAGATGAAGGTGCCGTTCGAGGCCGTGAAGCGGAAGACCGAGAGCCTGCACGAGATGAATCCCATGCTGGGGCATCGCGGCTGCCGGCTGGGCATCACGTACCCGGAGATGTACGAGATGCAGGTCGAGGCGATCATCGCCGCCGCTGCGGCCGTGAAGAAGGCCGGCGTCGATGTGCGCCCGGAGATCATGATCCCGCTGGTGGGCACCCGCCGCGAACTGGCCGACCTGCGGGCGATGACCGTGCGCGTGGCGGACGAGGTGCTTGCGGCCGCGGGCATCAAGGTGGCGTACCTGGTCGGGACGATGATCGAGGTGCCGCGCGCCGCGCTCATGGCGCACGAGCTGGCAGAGGTGGCCGACTTCTTCAGTTTCGGCACCAACGACCTGACGCAGATGACCTTCGGTTACAGCCGTGACGACGCCGGCGTGTTCCTGCCGGAGTACGTGAAGCAGGGCATCCTGCCGAGCGACCCGTTCCAGCAGCTCGACCAGAGCGGCGTCGGACAGCTCGTGGAGATGGCGGCGGACAAGGGCCGTCGCACCAACCCGCACCTGCACCTGGGCATCTGCGGGGAGCACGGCGGCGATCCCAGCTCGGTGGCCTTCTGCCACAAGGTCGGGCTGGACTATGTGAGCTGCTCGCCGTTCCGCGTGCCCATCGCGCGGCTGGCGGCGGCGCAGGTCGTGGTCCGGGAAAAGAGCCGGTAA